GGTAAAACACCTGCTGGAACAGGGTTTGCGTTGGGGTTCTCAACTCAGTGCTGATATTTCACAGGGATATCTGATTTTAAGTGAGTGCGTTGTCGGCGGCACTACCACCGCTTTGGCACTTTTAACTGGTTTGGGTATTGATGCAGCAGGAAAGGTGAACAGTAGCCATCCTGTTTGTAATCATTTACAAAAGTGGGATGTGGTAAAAGCTGGGCTGGAAAAACTTCACAAGTTTACAGATCCTCTGGAACTTGTGGCGGCGGTGGGAGATCCCATGCAAGTTGTAGTGGCTGGGATGGCGATCGCCGCTAGTCGTCGCTGTGGGGTTTTGTTGGCTGGTGGGACGCAAATGCTGGCTGTGTATGCTTTGTTGCAAGCGATCGCTCAAGCTTACTCTTTATCTTGGCAACCAGAAGCTATCGTCGTTGGTACAACCCGTTGGGTAGCGGAAGACACAACTGGTGCTACAGTTGACTTAGCCCTCAGCTTAGGTAAAAACAGCATAAATCAGGGTAAAGAAACTCCTCCCCTACTAGCTACACAGTTAAGTTTTACTGATTCTCGTTATCCCCAACTCCAAGCTTATGAGCAGGGTTTCGTTAAAGAAGGGGTTGGTGCTGGAGCCGCGTGTATAGCTGCCTATCTCAGTCAAAATTGGCAGCAAGAACAACTTTTAACAGCTATTGAATCGCAACTTGAGGAATTAATGAATTCTTTGTCTCATTAATTGTTCTTCTAAGGCAGCAATGCGATTGTATGCTGCTGTTAATTGCGCTGTTAGTCGTTGAATTTGAATTTCTGGCGTTATTTGCTTATCTCCAGCTTGCAGATTCATGTCTGGGTAAATGCCATCAATTAACACATCCTTATGTTCCAGATTAGAAGTGAAATTAATCTGCCCTTTTAAGTGGAAATTTTCAACTTCATGATTTTCTAGATAGTTATTTTTTAGCTTTTTTGGCTCTAAAAAGCAATCAGACAAACCCTGAGACAGTTTCTTGTCAAGGTTGTCAATTACCTGGTATAGAGCATCTACTTTCTGGCTCAAAGTCAGTATCTGTTTTTGCAATGAATCCATTTAATACCTTTATCACAAAATAATCTCTATATGTTATTCAATTTACTGCCAATGTTAAAAATACTTATGATTTATTTAATCTTTCATATTTTTCTTGGTGTGGTGGTAGATAAATTCAGATTTATATACATAACTCAATACTTACTATAAATATCACTCAAATATGTATTGATAAACATGAAGTATTGGGCGGTGATTGACATACATAACCCCTAAATTTTGCTCCCATCTCAAACTGGCAGCAACGGTAAGCAGTAAAACCAGCTTGCTACTTGCCTTTTTAACTAAATAAAATTTCCAGGAAAGGCGCGAAGAAGCAAAGACGCAAAGGAAAAAATAGATGAGTTTAGGGTGTGGTATGAGTACATGAAAACTGCTCTAAACTATTCCTCGACATGAAATCATATATATAATCGATCCCAATTTGTTATCATCAGTTTTTAAGGACACAGGAGTGGGATGTCGTCATATCCTTAGCTATTCTGCTCCTGTAGTTAAGATTATGTTTATAGTCCTACAGCTAAAAATCAATGGATCGAAGGTCTTTTTTACTAGGTACAAGCGGGCTGGTAGTTTCCCAAATGCTGATTGGGTGTAACGGCAAGAACCAGACACAATTCAACGTGCAGCTATTAAAAGGTTCCATACCTGGTCACGTGGTTAATCAGTTTCGCAAAAGTTTACAGTCACAGGCGAGTTTAAAGTTTGTCCCCATTAATCAGATTCATGATTTATTTAAACAGTTACAAACTTGGCAACAACCAGAAGCTAATAAAGAAGGATGGAGACGTTTTCTTCCATTTACCCAAAGTCAAAAAGTCTCTAAATCTGACTTGGTGACATTGGGAGATTATTGGCTAAAAGCAGCGATTGAACAGAAACTGATTCAACCACTGGCAACAGAACAAATTAAACAATGGTCGGCTTTAAATCAAAAGTGGCAGCAACTAGTAAAACGGGATGATCAAGGTAATTTAAATCCCCAAGGCCAAGTTTGGGCTGCACCTTATCGCTGGGGTAATACAGTAATTATTTATAATCGGGAAAAGTTACAACAATTTGATTGGCAGCCACAAGATTGGGATGATTTATGGCGTAGTGAGTTGCGATCGCGCATTTCCTTACTCAATCACCCCAGAGAAGTAATTGGTTTGGTATTAAAGAAACTTGGAAAATCTTATAATACAGAAAATATTGCTCAAATTTCTTCCTTAGAAACAGAATTACAGACATTAAATCAACAAGTAAAATTTTATGATTCCACTACATACCTAGAACCGCTAATCACCGGAGATACTTGGTTAGCTGTGGGTTGGTCAAATGACGTTATACCTGTACTCACTCGTTATCCGAAACTTAGCGCAGTAATTCCCCAATCAGGAACAGCAATTTGGGCAGACTTATGGGTACAGCCCGCAGGGGTTAACAAAAACAATTTACTATCTGAATGGGTTAATTTTTGTTGGCAACCAAATATAGCCAAGCAAATTACTATATTGACTAAAACTAATACACCAATTGCCACAAATATTGCTGCTTCTGATATTTCAGAACCATTACAAAACCTGTTACTCATCAATCAAGAATTGTTGGATAAAAGCGAATTTTTACTACCATTATCAGCAGCAGCAACACAGAAGTATGATTCGTTGTTTAAGAAGATGAAAAATCTAGGCTAATACTGCTACTTATTGTGAATCACTCAATTTCTGTTGTAGAGTTTGACGTAAACCTAGCCTACTCTGATTACGCATTTGGATATTGCATAAATCTGGATTTATATCCAGATTACAAGTGTAAGTTGCTAACATTTCTTTTTGATAATTGAAAACTCGGACGTTATAACCAAAATTCCTAGCGATTGTACCCAAACGATTAACAAATTTGTAGCGTTCTAGATAGTCTAATAAACTCCAAATTTGCTGATTAACTATCAAGTCTACACGGGCTGATTTTTTTTCAGAAGCTGGATATGCTATCCAGTTATCTAAAAGTTTATTTTCCGAGGTTTCTTTTGCCCACCATAAACTAGGGATGGTTAGACTTTGGCGGTTAATAGTATTAGCTGTGATTACAGAACCTGTAGGCTTAGTTAATAAATTTAGTTCTAGTGGTGCATCAGAAGGACGGGGTATATTTTCTGCCCGTGAGGCTAGAATCGGTAAAATAGTAAAAGTAGTGGTTAAGCTGAATATTAGTGACAGAGATTTTTGGAGGGTGATGACCTTGTATTTAGACATAAGTACACCTGAAAGTTTCTTGTAATATTTCTAATATATATGATTCAAATTTCTTAGGTTCTATCGGTACTGCTAAACTGGTGTAGAATCCCAACAACCACTAATTATGCTTAAGCGTTCCAAGTTCGAGACAACCCAGTCTCAAATTATGCACCGTTCTGAGGATCTCATTAGCGCCGCATCAAATCGCTATCGGATTACAGTTCAAGTGGCTAATCGTGCCAAGCGTCGGCGTTACGAAGATTTTGAGAATAATGAGGATAGTATGATGAAACCTGTACTTAGAGCAATTATTGAGATGTCTGATGAAATGACTCAGCCAGAAATTATCGGGGAATTATAAGATAAATGTCGAAAACCCTTGAAGGTGTGTCCTCCTGAGTCGGACACGCCCGTGCTTTAGCCAAGGGATGAAGGCTAGGTGCAGGATCTATAGAATTATAATTTGCATGATTCTGGGAATTGGATACTAGTTTCCAGTTCCCAGCTTACTGATGGCTAAAACAATGAAAAAGAAAAAACTTTTATTTTTACGGTTTAACTTAGGATTGATAATTGCCTTAATAACAGTGAGTTTTATAGTATTGGGTTTAGGAAACTCAAATTCTGATAGCATCTCACCTGCTGTAGCGCAGAGAATTAGCCCTAGTGATGTTTGGCAATTAGTGTATAAGCAATTACCCGATCTGCCAAAAGAAAACCAATATAGCAGTAAAGAGACTGGTAAGGTAGCCGAAAATAACACCCTAGCTAGTAGGTTGATTCGTTATCACATTTATGTTAAAGGCAGATCCCCAATATATCGCTTAGATTGGAAGCTAACCTTAGCTGATTATTTAAATGCCAATGAAACGATATATGAAGCATCCTATCCTGGTAAGGATTCCTTAACGCAAAATCCACTGGAGGGCGATCGCACCACCATAAAAAAACTTACCCGCAACCAACGTAATAACCTAGTACAAGTCCTGGTTGATATATTTAACACAGGGAACAGGTGACAGGGGAGAATAACTAATGACCAATAACTAATGTACGGGCGAAGCATTCGGAGAATAGTCTTTGGAAAAAACCGATCATTTATCGCCCGAATGCTTCGCCCCTACAACTAATGCAAAAAGCATTCGGAGAATAGTCTTTGGAAAAAACCGATCATTTATCGCCCGAATGCTTCGCCCCTACGACTACTAATGCAAAAAGCATTCGGAGAATAGTCTTTGGAAAAAACCGATCATTTATCGCCCGAATGCTTCGCCCCTACGACTAACTAACTACTAATGCAAAAAGTGATTAAAAGTGGAACTGGTTGGCGTATAGGGTGGAAACCAGACGCACCGGAATTTAAAGGTTTAGTAGGTACAGACGATTGGGCAGTTGAATTAACCGAAGTTGAATTAAACGACTTTTGCCGCTTATTAAATCAGCTGGCAGATACGATGAAGCATTTAGCCACAGAATTAATGGATGAAGAAAAAATCGCCTGTGAAGCCGAAAGCGATTTATTATGGATGGAGGTAGAAGGGTATCCTCACTCCTACAGTTTGCGCTTTATCCTCAATACAGGACGGTGTATAGAAGGACAATGGGATGCTGATGCAGTACCAGGATTGCTGCAAGCTACAGGAATACTGAAAGTTTTTTGATAAAAGGCTTGCTATTTTCTATAACCTTGTGTTATTCTCGTAAGAGTGACTTAATTAAGTTTAGATTCACAGATTTGGAAAAAATCCCCAATCCAAAATCTTGAACTGAGAATCTAAAAATTAAGTGAACGGGGCGTAGCGCAGCTTGGTAGCGCGCCACTTTGGGGTAGTGGAGGTCGTGGGTTCGAATCCCGCCGCTCCGATTGATTCAGTTACAAGTAAACAGATGTGTTTCACTAACTATTGCTTGTAACGGTTTATCCCAATTATCAAACGGTAGTTGAGAGAAATAGGCAAAGTCAAAAATTACTCCCATCGTCGGTATTTTAGACCAAGCTGGAGAACTCAACAAACGGTCATAATATCCACCACCATAACCTAAACGGTATCCTTGGCGATCGCAAGCTACGCTGGGGACAATAATTAAATCTACTTCCGTAGGGTCTATAGTTGGCGCTTCTGGGTGTGGTTCAGTAATGCCATATTCACCAACTTGAAGCACATCATCAGGTTGCCATAAGTGCCATGATAGGGACTTACCAACACAACGGGGAAAACCCCAACGACGTTGAGAGTCGGTAAAAAGTGGACTGAGATCAGGTTCTTGACGAAAACTGAAATAGGCCAAAATGGTAGTTGCTTGGTTAAATAAAGGCGAATTTTGGAGTTGGTCAGAAATGCGATCGCTCTTTTCTCTCCACTCTTGAACAGTCATAGATTGACGAGTTTTCAGCAATCTGCGGCGCAGTTTTGTCTTGTTTAGCTGTGAATCAATTTTTAGCAATGTGCAGTTTTCAATATAACGAATTTCTCTCGTTCCCATACTCTGTATGGGAATGAATTCTAAAGGCTCTGCCTTTGATAGTACCAGAGTCAGAGCCTCTGTGATGGCATTCCCAGTCAGAGACTGGGAACGAGATACGAGATCAAACCCTGCATTTTTACTTATGCAGCGTTTTGACGATACCATTGAATGGTATTTTTCAGCCCTTCTTGGAAGCTGACTTGAGCAGTGAAACCAAAAGCTTCCTTGGCTTTCTCGGTATCTAGACAACGTCTTGGTTGTCCGTTGGGTTTGTCAGTTTCCCAAACAATTTCCCCCTCATATTCCATTAATTCACAAATCAGATTAATCAAATCGCGGATCGAGATTTCATAACCTGTACCCAAATTAATTGGCTCAGAGTCGTTGTAGAACTGAGTACCCATGACAATACCCCGTGCAGCATCTGTGGAATACAGAAACTCACGGGTAGGAGAACCATCACCCCACACAGGAAGTTGCTTTTCTCCTTTAACTTGGGCTTCGTGAACTTTGCGAATTAAGGCTGGAATAACGTGGGAACTACTGGGGTTGAAATTATCTTCAGGACCGTATAAATTTACCGGGAGTAGGTAAACACCATTAAAGCCGTACTGCTGACGATAAGATTGCAACTGCACTAAAAGGGCTTTTTTTGCCACTCCATAGGGGGCGTTGGTTTCTTCTGGATAGCCATTCCAAAGGTCTTCTTCCTTAAAAGGAACTGGGGTAAATTTAGGATAAGCGCAGATAGTCCCAACACAGACGAATTTTTCTAAACCCGCTTGATAGGCAGCATGAATTAGCTGGGTTCCCATCATCAAGTTATCGTAGAACAACTCTGCGGGTTTTTCGCGGTTGAGACCAATACCGCCGACATGGGCGGCTAAGTGAATGACAATATCCTGTTGGTCAACTGCGCGTTGGCAATTTTCCCAAACTCGCAGATCACAATCACGCGATCGCGTTACTGTAATTTTTTCACTGTCAGCCCCAGCTTTGCACAGCTGATCTATTACTTGACGGCCTAGAAAACCCGAACCACCAGTGACAACAATCCGTTTATTTTTTAGCTCTAAGGCAGTCATATTTTTATCCTTGGCGGGGGGTGTAAATCAAAAATGGAGAGCGCCTAGTTCCTGACGGTTAGTAGCAATATCTTTGGGTTGTAGTGAACCATTCCCATTAGGGGAAGTGCAACCCAATGCTTGCAAGTCAGCTTCCATCATCAAGGATACAAGTTCTGGAAAGGTTACAGAAGGCTTCCAACCTAACTTTTGCTGTGCCTTGGTAGGATCACCAATCAACAAATCTACCTCAGCAGGGCGCAGATAACGATCATCAAACTGCACATAATCTGCCCAGTTGAGATTCACATAGCCAAAAGCTAATTCGAGAAATTCGCGCACCGAGTGAGTTTCACCCGTAGCAATGACGTAATCATCTGGCTGGTCTTTCTGCAACATCAACCACATAGCTTTTACGTAATCTTTGGCGTAACCCCAGTCCCGCTTGGCATCCAAATTGCCCATATATATATTTTTCTGTTTTCCAGCAAAAATGCGGGCTACTGCTCTAGTGATCTTACGGGTGACAAAGGTTTCACCTCGACGGGGTGATTCGTGGTTGAAAAGAATGCCATTGCAAGCAAACAAGTTATAAGATTCTCGATAATTCACTGTTTGCCAGTGGGCATAGACTTTAGCGCAAGCGTAGGGACTGCGGGGATAAAAGGGTGTTGTTTCACTTTGGGGAACTGCTTGCACGAGGCCATACATTTCCGAAGAACCTGCTTGGTAGAACCGGACTTGAATCCCTGTACGTTGTTGGTAGTCGCGGATAGCTTCTAATAACCGTAAGGTTCCCATGCCCACTGCATCTACAGTATATTCTGGAGAATCAAAGCTGACTCTGACATGAGATTGAGCGCCTAAGTTGTAGATTTCTGTAGGCTTGACTTCTTCTAAGATCCGACGCAGTGTAGTACCGTCTGTCAAGTCACCATAATGAAGTAATAATTTGACCCCATCTTTATGAGGATCTTCGTAAATGTGGTCGATGCGATCTGTGTTAAAGGTAGAGGTACGGCGAATAATCCCGTGAACTTCATAACCTTGTTCTAGCAAAAATTCACTCAGATATGAACCATCTTGACCAGTGATACCAGTAATCAACGCTCGTTTTTGTTCTGTCATGCCCAATTATCCCTTGTTATTGAAGTTCTAAAAGATACAGCCAATCCTATGTAAATTAGCAATAAAAATTAGCAATAAGTTGCTAAAATTGCCTGATGTTAAATATACAAGTCTTAGTTGCTATCAAAGCTTAAATGTCAACTACTATACTTAACAAAAAGCACTTTGACAAGTTAGTTTCTCATGATCCGAGTCTAAATTTTTAGTATTATTTTATATATTTTTGAATCTTTGCCAAAATTTCATGGATTATTGATGTTTATAAAAATTTAATAAAATTAATAGCAGGAGGCAGGAGGCAGGAGGCAGGAGGCAAGAGGCAGAAGTTCTTTAATTTTGACTTTTGACTTGATTTGTCTCCCCATCTCCCCAGACCCTACCATGTCCCGATCACGGTTATAACTAGCAATCTGGGTTAATATGCGCCATTATTGTTGGGTATGATGACCACATTAATGGTT
This sequence is a window from Anabaena sphaerica FACHB-251. Protein-coding genes within it:
- the cobT gene encoding nicotinate mononucleotide-dependent phosphoribosyltransferase CobT; this encodes MIRIYTQIEQGEAWLRRYRGGLPVFACVLGFTETCLIPGISAAGLTPEDRKYTACADAEFLYYGAAHQPKYPLPPLTAGASPVLISRAVVAALQLPVYLFNAGLPLIPSVPLIDLGGTTARCLSTGAAMEIATVKHLLEQGLRWGSQLSADISQGYLILSECVVGGTTTALALLTGLGIDAAGKVNSSHPVCNHLQKWDVVKAGLEKLHKFTDPLELVAAVGDPMQVVVAGMAIAASRRCGVLLAGGTQMLAVYALLQAIAQAYSLSWQPEAIVVGTTRWVAEDTTGATVDLALSLGKNSINQGKETPPLLATQLSFTDSRYPQLQAYEQGFVKEGVGAGAACIAAYLSQNWQQEQLLTAIESQLEELMNSLSH
- a CDS encoding extracellular solute-binding protein, which gives rise to MDRRSFLLGTSGLVVSQMLIGCNGKNQTQFNVQLLKGSIPGHVVNQFRKSLQSQASLKFVPINQIHDLFKQLQTWQQPEANKEGWRRFLPFTQSQKVSKSDLVTLGDYWLKAAIEQKLIQPLATEQIKQWSALNQKWQQLVKRDDQGNLNPQGQVWAAPYRWGNTVIIYNREKLQQFDWQPQDWDDLWRSELRSRISLLNHPREVIGLVLKKLGKSYNTENIAQISSLETELQTLNQQVKFYDSTTYLEPLITGDTWLAVGWSNDVIPVLTRYPKLSAVIPQSGTAIWADLWVQPAGVNKNNLLSEWVNFCWQPNIAKQITILTKTNTPIATNIAASDISEPLQNLLLINQELLDKSEFLLPLSAAATQKYDSLFKKMKNLG
- a CDS encoding DNA-directed RNA polymerase subunit omega, translating into MLKRSKFETTQSQIMHRSEDLISAASNRYRITVQVANRAKRRRYEDFENNEDSMMKPVLRAIIEMSDEMTQPEIIGEL
- a CDS encoding DUF1818 family protein gives rise to the protein MQKVIKSGTGWRIGWKPDAPEFKGLVGTDDWAVELTEVELNDFCRLLNQLADTMKHLATELMDEEKIACEAESDLLWMEVEGYPHSYSLRFILNTGRCIEGQWDADAVPGLLQATGILKVF
- a CDS encoding 5-formyltetrahydrofolate cyclo-ligase; protein product: MGTREIRYIENCTLLKIDSQLNKTKLRRRLLKTRQSMTVQEWREKSDRISDQLQNSPLFNQATTILAYFSFRQEPDLSPLFTDSQRRWGFPRCVGKSLSWHLWQPDDVLQVGEYGITEPHPEAPTIDPTEVDLIIVPSVACDRQGYRLGYGGGYYDRLLSSPAWSKIPTMGVIFDFAYFSQLPFDNWDKPLQAIVSETHLFTCN
- a CDS encoding GDP-L-fucose synthase family protein, with product MTALELKNKRIVVTGGSGFLGRQVIDQLCKAGADSEKITVTRSRDCDLRVWENCQRAVDQQDIVIHLAAHVGGIGLNREKPAELFYDNLMMGTQLIHAAYQAGLEKFVCVGTICAYPKFTPVPFKEEDLWNGYPEETNAPYGVAKKALLVQLQSYRQQYGFNGVYLLPVNLYGPEDNFNPSSSHVIPALIRKVHEAQVKGEKQLPVWGDGSPTREFLYSTDAARGIVMGTQFYNDSEPINLGTGYEISIRDLINLICELMEYEGEIVWETDKPNGQPRRCLDTEKAKEAFGFTAQVSFQEGLKNTIQWYRQNAA
- the gmd gene encoding GDP-mannose 4,6-dehydratase — translated: MTEQKRALITGITGQDGSYLSEFLLEQGYEVHGIIRRTSTFNTDRIDHIYEDPHKDGVKLLLHYGDLTDGTTLRRILEEVKPTEIYNLGAQSHVRVSFDSPEYTVDAVGMGTLRLLEAIRDYQQRTGIQVRFYQAGSSEMYGLVQAVPQSETTPFYPRSPYACAKVYAHWQTVNYRESYNLFACNGILFNHESPRRGETFVTRKITRAVARIFAGKQKNIYMGNLDAKRDWGYAKDYVKAMWLMLQKDQPDDYVIATGETHSVREFLELAFGYVNLNWADYVQFDDRYLRPAEVDLLIGDPTKAQQKLGWKPSVTFPELVSLMMEADLQALGCTSPNGNGSLQPKDIATNRQELGALHF